A window of Cohnella herbarum contains these coding sequences:
- a CDS encoding carbohydrate ABC transporter permease: MQKKMFWTGVAFMLPITVVLFAFLFLPVLQSFYYSLTDWKGIGAYHWIGFENYRNIFDDPSFVESVKRTLMIGISAAILTNLCGLAFAMLLDRQMKSKSLLRSLFYLPNIIPVVVAAFIWRYILDANSGMLNETLGQLTGGRVTIPWIDSPDHVVWSIIVISVWQMMGPVIIIYLAALQGVSPEMKEAAMIDGASKPSIFYHVTLPLITPGITVNVLIGLANGIRIFDLPFALTGGGPANASETLAIRIYRFAFQSSELSYGMAASFVLTLLALVITFFFVGVSRKIEKGAHGE, encoded by the coding sequence TTGCAGAAAAAAATGTTTTGGACCGGCGTAGCCTTCATGCTTCCGATCACGGTCGTCTTGTTCGCGTTTCTCTTTCTTCCGGTATTGCAATCCTTCTACTATAGTCTCACCGATTGGAAAGGGATTGGCGCTTACCACTGGATCGGATTCGAAAACTACCGAAACATCTTCGACGACCCTTCGTTCGTGGAATCCGTCAAACGTACGTTGATGATCGGAATATCAGCCGCCATTCTAACGAATCTGTGCGGTTTGGCATTCGCTATGCTTCTCGATCGCCAAATGAAGTCCAAAAGTCTGCTTCGCTCGCTGTTCTATCTACCTAATATCATTCCCGTTGTCGTAGCCGCCTTCATCTGGCGCTACATACTCGACGCCAATAGCGGGATGCTCAACGAAACGCTTGGCCAACTGACCGGAGGACGAGTGACCATTCCGTGGATCGATTCCCCGGATCACGTCGTGTGGTCGATCATCGTCATTTCCGTCTGGCAGATGATGGGGCCGGTTATCATTATCTATCTGGCCGCGCTTCAAGGCGTGTCGCCCGAGATGAAAGAAGCGGCCATGATCGACGGAGCTTCCAAACCCAGCATTTTCTATCACGTTACGCTTCCGTTGATTACGCCGGGCATTACGGTAAACGTCTTGATCGGACTCGCTAACGGTATCCGCATCTTCGACTTGCCGTTCGCACTCACGGGCGGAGGTCCCGCGAACGCGAGCGAGACGCTCGCCATCCGGATTTATCGGTTCGCCTTCCAGTCGTCCGAGTTGTCGTACGGCATGGCCGCTTCATTCGTGCTGACCCTTCTGGCGCTGGTCATTACTTTCTTCTTCGTCGGCGTATCCAGAAAAATCGAGAAGGGGGCGCATGGAGAATGA
- a CDS encoding SDR family NAD(P)-dependent oxidoreductase produces the protein MFTTNTAYYKPNEAIFKKRSDGKMRLSGKRAVVTGGARGIGKGIVQRFLNEGALVSVMDRNEEDLKELQAELVAAGQGESAQFLVCDVGLPEQLEKQAIAAMDRWNGIDVLVNNAGIAFREPFLDIAPDRWNQVINVNLNATFQLCQLVAQRMMQQGTGGSIVNMSSKNGLSSSAMLAHYNASKAGVVLLTQSMAVELAPHGIRVNSVAPGLIDTPLDRALRIKDNLPPYSDRTPMKRLGTIEEVANCFLFLASDESSFVTGSTLVVDGGHLASASEN, from the coding sequence ATGTTTACGACAAATACGGCGTACTATAAGCCGAATGAAGCCATCTTCAAGAAACGGAGTGACGGAAAGATGAGATTGTCCGGCAAAAGAGCAGTCGTGACCGGCGGTGCGAGAGGCATCGGTAAAGGTATCGTCCAACGCTTTCTTAACGAAGGCGCTCTCGTCTCGGTCATGGACCGCAACGAGGAAGATCTAAAGGAACTCCAAGCCGAGCTGGTCGCGGCCGGTCAAGGCGAGTCTGCGCAATTTCTCGTATGCGACGTCGGCCTACCGGAACAATTAGAGAAGCAGGCCATCGCAGCCATGGACCGCTGGAACGGCATCGACGTTCTCGTGAACAATGCGGGCATAGCCTTCAGGGAACCTTTTCTGGACATCGCGCCCGATCGCTGGAATCAAGTGATCAACGTGAACCTGAACGCCACGTTCCAGTTATGTCAGCTTGTCGCCCAGAGAATGATGCAGCAAGGAACCGGCGGCAGCATCGTTAACATGAGTTCGAAGAACGGCCTGTCTTCGAGCGCTATGTTGGCGCATTACAACGCCTCCAAAGCGGGCGTCGTGCTGCTGACCCAATCCATGGCCGTCGAACTGGCCCCGCACGGCATCCGAGTCAACTCGGTAGCGCCGGGTCTGATCGATACGCCGCTGGACCGCGCTTTAAGGATCAAGGACAACTTGCCTCCGTATTCGGACCGCACGCCGATGAAACGACTCGGCACGATCGAGGAAGTGGCGAACTGCTTCCTGTTCCTTGCTTCCGACGAATCTTCCTTCGTCACCGGCTCGACGCTGGTCGTCGACGGCGGCCATCTGGCGAGCGCTAGCGAAAATTAA
- a CDS encoding carbohydrate ABC transporter permease, with the protein MNNRREKWMNAGIGLLTWVLALIVSIPLYLVVINTFKTNKEIITDPLGFPTFKVGFDNIVHAWEKMNVLKAYGTTLSIEAIAVIGGVLLSSFAAYAVARFESKIFGAMYWVFLSGILIPMQAAFIPIIHNMKALGLNNTLLGISLVYMAVISPFAIFVYAGFMRSVPRELEEAAYIDGCSPARTFLQIIFPMLQPITASLFILQFIYVWNDLLLPLVMVNSRDIPTISVSLYKFFAGRGMADMSLLFGGITIVLAPVLILFVSFQRFFVKGLSAGAVKG; encoded by the coding sequence ATGAACAATCGGCGCGAAAAATGGATGAATGCCGGGATCGGACTCCTCACTTGGGTGCTCGCGCTCATCGTCTCGATACCGCTCTATCTAGTCGTCATCAACACGTTCAAGACCAATAAGGAAATCATCACGGATCCGCTCGGCTTCCCGACTTTCAAAGTCGGATTCGACAACATCGTTCATGCTTGGGAGAAAATGAATGTTCTGAAGGCATACGGAACGACGCTTTCCATCGAAGCGATCGCCGTTATCGGCGGCGTATTGCTCTCCTCATTCGCGGCATATGCCGTGGCCAGGTTCGAATCTAAGATTTTCGGAGCGATGTATTGGGTTTTCTTGTCGGGAATACTCATTCCGATGCAAGCCGCGTTCATCCCGATCATTCACAATATGAAAGCACTCGGGCTTAACAACACGCTGCTCGGAATTTCATTGGTTTATATGGCGGTCATCTCGCCTTTCGCGATTTTCGTATACGCCGGGTTTATGCGGTCCGTGCCGCGCGAGTTGGAAGAAGCGGCATATATCGACGGATGTTCTCCCGCGCGCACGTTCTTGCAAATTATTTTTCCGATGCTTCAACCCATCACGGCCAGCCTATTCATTCTGCAATTCATCTACGTATGGAACGATCTGTTGTTGCCTTTAGTCATGGTCAATTCGCGGGACATCCCGACGATCAGCGTATCGTTGTACAAGTTTTTTGCCGGAAGAGGCATGGCCGACATGAGCCTGCTGTTCGGGGGCATTACGATCGTGCTGGCTCCCGTCCTGATCCTATTCGTCAGCTTCCAACGGTTTTTCGTCAAAGGATTGTCGGCCGGCGCGGTCAAAGGATAA
- a CDS encoding RraA family protein, translated as MNAQQLTEQQKFEEMKKTLYAAVICDTLDELGYRNQAMRENINPINNDWVLVGRAKTVLAVDVYHVTDNPYSKEIEAIDSVKPGEVLIGCTNESIRNGLWGELLSTASKMRGAHGAVVDGLIRDTKKILELDFPVFATGTKPVDSRGRGMVIDYDCQVQCGGVNVMPGDIIFGDRDGVVVIPQQLFDEVYDMAMNKATRENASRMELLDGKFLRDVYDKYGVL; from the coding sequence ATGAACGCACAACAACTGACCGAACAGCAGAAATTCGAAGAAATGAAAAAGACCTTATACGCAGCCGTTATTTGCGATACATTGGACGAACTCGGATACCGCAATCAAGCCATGCGCGAAAATATCAATCCGATCAACAACGATTGGGTTCTCGTGGGCCGGGCAAAGACGGTTCTGGCGGTTGACGTCTATCACGTGACGGACAATCCTTATTCGAAGGAAATCGAAGCGATCGACAGCGTTAAACCGGGCGAAGTGCTGATCGGCTGCACGAACGAATCGATCCGCAACGGACTGTGGGGCGAGCTTCTTTCCACCGCTTCCAAGATGCGCGGAGCTCACGGCGCCGTCGTCGACGGACTGATCCGCGACACGAAGAAGATTCTCGAGCTCGACTTCCCCGTCTTCGCAACCGGTACGAAACCCGTTGATTCCCGCGGCCGCGGAATGGTAATCGACTATGACTGCCAAGTCCAATGCGGCGGCGTAAACGTGATGCCGGGCGACATTATTTTCGGAGACCGGGACGGCGTCGTCGTCATTCCTCAACAATTGTTCGATGAAGTTTACGACATGGCGATGAACAAAGCGACCCGCGAAAACGCAAGCCGCATGGAATTGCTGGACGGCAAGTTCCTGCGCGATGTTTACGACAAATACGGCGTACTATAA